One Cystobacter ferrugineus genomic window, ATGCGGGGTGACCCCTGCTGGCGTGATCTCACCTGCCTCTCCTACCACCATGAGACGCAGCCGATGCCGAACCCTCTCTCCTGGTACTTTCACCGCCTGCCCGGGCCGCTGCACCGGCTCGAGGTTCTCGGCAGTCACTTCGCCCAGCTCGTCGCGCCGCTCCTGCTCTTCTTCCCGCAGCCGATCGCCTCCTTCGCGGGGCTGGTGATCGTCATCACCCAGGCATGGCTCGTGCTGAGCGGCAACTTCTCGTGGCTCAACTTCGTGACCATCGTGCTCGCCGCCTCGGCGTTCGACGATGCCGCACTCGCACGCATTCTACCCCTCGAGAGGGCCGGCACCACGGTGGTGGTCTGGCACGACGGTCTCGCCCTCGCGGTCACCGCGCTCGTCGTCGTGCTCTCGTACCGTCCCGCGCGCAACCTCTTCTCGCGGGAGCAGATCATGAACACCAGCTTCGATCCACTCCGCCTCGTGAACACGTACGGTGCCTTTGGCAGTATCACGCGAGAGCGCTACGAGCTCGTTCTCGAGGGCACCCACGACGAGCGTCTCACGCCGGACACGGAGTGGCGTGAATATGAATTCCGAGGCAAGCCGACCGACCCGAAGCGGCGCCCGTCACAATGGGCGCCGTACCACCTGCGGCTCGATTGGCTCATGTGGTTCGCCGCGCTGTCGCCAGGGTATACGCCCAAGTGGTTCCCGCCGTTCGTGGAGAAACTCCTGGAGAACGACCCGGCGACCCTCCGCCTGTTGAGGCACAACCCCTTCGCGGATCGCCCGCCGCGCGCGATCCGTGTGGTCCTGTACCGCTACCGCTTCACGACCTGGAAGGAGCGGCGCGACACGGGCGCGTGGTGGACGCGCACGCGCCTGGGCGAGTACCTCCCGCCCATGGCACTCAGCTCGGACTGGGTGTCAGACGATTCGTAGGGGAAGAGGTGCCGGAACGAGTTCTTTGACACCTTCCCCGAGGGCCCTTGCCTGAGACTCACTTCCGCACGGGCGTCGCCGCATGGGTTTTAGGAGGCTCCGCCGGAGCGGGAGGCGGAGGCGGCGGGGGTGGAGGGGGCGGCGCCCCGATGGGAGTGGCCGCATGGGTCGGAGGCTCCGCCGGAGAGGGGGGCGTTGCCGGCGCCACCGTGGGAGGCGGAGGTCGCACCACCGGAGGCGGTTGGAGCGGCTCGGGCTGAGAGGGCTCCGTGATGGGCGTCGCCGCATGGCTGGGGGGCGCGGAGGGAAGGGCCTCGCGTTGCCAGGGCCGGGGCGTTTCCTGAATGGGAGTGGCCGGATGGCGCGGAGCCTCGGGAGGAGGCTCCGCGCGCCGCTCGCGCCGAGGGGATTCCCCGATCGGAGTCGCCGCATGGTCCGGAGGCGCGGAAGGCGCCGGCTCGCGGTCCCCGCTCCACCACGAGGGAGATGACTCACGCGGCACGGGAGGCGCGAGGCGCCCCCGCGACCGGGATGGAGGCGGGCTGCTGCGGTGCACCTGTCCAGAAGGCGGCTGGGGTGCCTCACCCGGCCGGGGAGGACGCAGCGTCGTGCGCGGGACGGAAACGCCCGTGGCCTCGTGTACCCGCGAGGGATCCGGACCCCGGTTCCAATGGCCGCCCAAACGGGAACCCCGGTCCCGGATCGGCGAGGCGTGATGGTACGCCCTCTGCGCGCGCTCCCTCGGCAGCCGGTAGACATAGACGTTGGGCTGGATGAAGTCCCGCTCGCTCACGAAGGTCCAGGAGGGCTCCACGGCGAGGCCCGGAGGCGGGAGGGGAGCCCAGCCGATGTTGCCATCGCCCGAGCGCCAATCCACCCAGGCGGGAGCCCAGTCCGTGCCGGGCACCCAGACCCAGCCGTATTCAGACGACAGGAACCAGCGCCCATAGTGGAACGGCGCCCAGCCCCAGTCCCACTGGGACACGAAGGTCCAGCCCTCGTCGCTGTACACCCACTGGCCGCCAGTGGCGTAGGGGACGAAGTCCGGGCCCACCACCGAAGGGGACGGTTGCCAGACCAGCCCCACGCCGGGGAGGGCGAGCCACTGCCCGTACGGCGAGAGCTCGTCGATGAAGGCCTCCGTGTCGCTCACGCTCAAGCCCGAGGGGCTCGTGCGCTGGGAGACCGCCTCGGCCTCCGAGGTGATGCAGCCGGAGCCCACGGAGGGCAGGGCGCAGAGGCCGCTCACCGCGAGCAGCCAGGTGAGGGGTTTCCTGCGCGGGCGCATGGACAGCCTCCTGGTGCGATGGTCTCCCCTTCAAAGTGTGTACGGTGGGGGTGGGCCAGGGCTGGATGCGCGGCATGCCTTCGAGAGCCGGATGCAACCCAGTCACACGGTTCGACCGCTCGGCCTCCTTCTCCGGGCGTTTGGCATACGGTGGCGCTCCAGGCGCTCGTTGGGCTTCACACCGGGCACATGGACACTTCGAGAGGCTCTCTCCCGTTGCTCGCCCGGCTTGGGGGAACTCAGCCCGCCGCGAGGAACGTCTTCACCACGGGCACCAGTCGCGGCAGCAGCGGCTCGATGAGGGCCCGATCCTCGGGCGTCCACTCGCGGGGCTGTCCGAAGACGCAGGGTTGGAGGATGCCCCACAGCTCGCCCTCGCCCACGATGTGGGCGTGGATGAGTGCCCGGTGGCCGAAGTAGCGATCCTCGAAGTCGCGGTTGAGCACCTCGCGGGGCGCGGTCCGCACGTCGTTCACGTACACGGACGGCCAGTGGGCCAGCGCCGCCGCGTAAAGCGGATCCTCGGGGGGAAAGAGCGTCTCGTCGATCCACTCCCGCTGCTCGGGCGTCAGGTCCGGCACCGACTCGTCACGGCGCCAGACGACGGCGCCCCGGCTCCGGCGCGTCGCGGGTTGCCTTACCCACAAGAAGCACCGATCGGCGTGCACGCCTTCCCCGACCCGCCGGACGACCTCGTTCAAGAGCTGTTCCGGATGGGAATGGGGAGGCTTCACCAGCGTCTCCAGCAACTCGGCATGTAAAGCGTGCATGTGATTCCTCGGTTCCACGTCAAGCGGCACGGCTCAAGGCCGCCGCCGCCGCCACACCACGAAATCGAACCGTGCGTGAGCCTCCCGCCGCACGGCTTCCCAATCCGCCGCGTTCCACATGGGAAAGAAGCTGTCCCCCGTGTAGTCGCCGTGGATCGTCGACAGGTACATCTCGTCCACCCAATCGCGCTCCAGCGCCTGCGCGTAGATGGAGGCGCCGCCCGCGATGAAGATCGTCCGCTCCGTCTCGGCCGCCCGGGTCAGGGCCTGCGCCAGACTCGGTACCGCCCGCGCCCCCTTCACCTGACTGGAGTTCGAGACGACGAGGTTGTGCGTGGTCGTGAGGTCCGCCCCGAAGATCTCCCAGCTGCGCCGGCCCATGATGACCGTCTGGCCGGACACATGGCGGAGGTATTGCGCGTACTCCTCGGGCACGTGCCAGGGCATCCCCTGTCCTTGCCCAATCACGCCCCCCGTCCCCATCGCCGCGATGATGACTCGTGCCATGTGACAACCCTCCCCTTAGCCGCACGCGGGCCACGCGTGCCGTGAGACACCGAAGATCTCGTCGAGCCGCTCCCGGGCCCCCTGAGCGAGGATATCCACCTCGAGCCGCCGCGGGTCCCCGAAGAGCGTCAGGCTCAAGGCGCGGTCGAGCACCACGGACGTCAGCAGGCGCAAGGCGTCCGGGACACCCGCGAGGTTCTCTCCGAAGACGAGCCGCTCGCGCGCGCCCTCCGCGCCGAGCAGCCGCTCGAAATACTGCGTCTGCAGGAAGCCCTCGCGCGCGATCCGAGGCCCCAGGGGCACGACCCACAGGTTGGTCCAGGGCTCCTCGCCCCGCGACGCCGCCCAGCCCGTCACCGCGGCGTGGATCGCATCCACCTGCGCGTGGGCCGCCCAGCGGAAGGCCCGCTCCAGACGGGGCCCCAGCGCGCGGCCCCAGGCCTCCAATTCGCGCGCGCCCAGCGGCTGGCCGGACGCGGCGTGCGCGAGCAACTCCTCGTGCAACGCGAAGATCTCCCCACCGAGCGCCCGCTCCTCGGGCCCGGGCGCGAGCTGCTCGAAGCGCTGCTGGCCCCGCCGCAGATGCTCCACCAGGGGAGCGAGCTCCACGGCCGGATCGGGCACGCTCCCCCCCCGCAGCCACGGGAGGATGCCGCTGTAGACGCCCAGACACGAATGGCCCAGATCCTTGAGCAGCGTGTAGAGCGCGGGCGCGATGCTCACCGTCTCGCTCGACGCGCGCTCGATCAATATGAGGTGGTAGAGATCGACCACCATGATGCGAGCCAGGGCCTCGCGCGTGTCGTCGAGCCGCCGCCGGTACACCGTGCGGGCCCACAGGCTCAGCGCGTCCAGCGCCGGGTCCACGCGATCCGGCGGGGCGACCAGCTCCGTCCCATGGGAGAAGGGCCTCATGCGCCGCGGGCCGTGGCGAAGTCGGCCGAATCGGCCTCTCGGATGAAGGCACGGCAGGCGTCCAGGTCCTTGGAGCGGTCCGGGCGCTCCAGGGAGCTGCACGCATCCACGCCCCACGGCCGGATGCGGCGGATGGCCTCGGCCACGTTGCTTGGGCTGAGCCCTCCGGCGAGCATGACCGGGCAGCGCACCGTGCGCACGAGGGTCGCGCACACGTCCCAGTCGTTGGTGCGTCCGGTGCAGCCACAGAGCGCTCCGTCCTCGGGATCCAGGCGGGTGTCGAGGATGAGGCTGCCCGCGAACTCCTGATAGCGCTGAGCCCTGGCGATGGAGTCCAGCTCCGCGCGGGAGCCCGCCACGCGCACGGGGACGGACATCATCAGCGCCGTCCCGGGACCCAGCCGGCGGGCCAGTCCGGGCAAGTCCTGCTCGTCGATGCCCTGACCGATGTGCTCCGCCGCGACGAGCAGGAAGTCCGGTGCCACCTCGAGCGCGACCCGCTCGAGGGCGTCGATCCGGGGCTCGCCCACCAGCACCACGGTCCCGATGCGCTCCTTGCGCGCCTGGGCGACGATGAGGCGGGAGAGCTCCAGCTCCGGTGCGGCGGAGGGCTCCACCCCCCAGGCGACGTGCGTGGCGCCCAGGGCAAACAACCGCTCCATTTCAGACAGCGTCGGCTTGCGGCAGTAGATCTGCTTTTGGATGGTCATTGGCTTTCCCGAGAGGAATCCGGCGGGGTTACCCACGCGTGGCGATGAAGGGCAATTCGCGGAAGCGCTGCTTGTAATCCATTCCATACCCAAACACGAAGTCGTCGGTGTCCAGGCTGAAGCCGACGTAATCGAGCGGGCGTTGGGTGGAGGCGTGCCGGCTCCGATGCAGCAGCGCGCAGACCTTGATGTCCAGGGGCTGGCGCAGCGCCAGGTTCTCGCGCAGATAGCTCAGGGTCATTCCCGTATCCACGATGTCCTCGATGAGCAGCACGTGCTTGCCACTGACCGGGAACGCCAGATCGGCCGTGGTCCGCAGGACGCCCGTGGAGCGCTCCCCGTCTCCGTAGCTCTGCAAACCCATGAAGCCGCAGTGCAACGTGATGGGCGCCACGCCGAGTTCCGCCTGGGCGAGCTGGAGCTGACGCAGCAGATCCCCGAAGAACATGAAGCCGCCGCTGAGCACCCCCACGGCGACGAGTTCCTTGCCCGCGAAGTCCCGCGCGATCTCCCGCGCCAGCTCCGCCACCCGCTCGCCGACCTGCTCGGCGGTGAAGGTGATGTGCGAGGGGCCCCCGACCTGGGCGTCCAGCCATGAGCGGATGTCATGGCCCATCTGCGCGTTCTTCGTCTCGAGATAGCTGGCGTTGTGGGGATTGGTCGTCGCGGGCATGGGCCGACGGCTCACGACGCGGATGCCGCTCGCCTCCAGGCCGGAGATCTTCAGCGGATTGTTGGTGAGCAGCGAGACGGAGCGCACTCCCAGGTACGCGAGCATCTCCCCGGCGATGGAGAAGTCGCGCGGATCGTCGGCGAAGCCCAGCGCGCGGTTGGCCGCGAAGGTGTCGAGCCCCTGATTCTGCAGCGCGTACGCGCGGATCTTGTTGCCCAGTCCGATGCCACGTCCTTCCTGGCGCAGGTAGAGCACCACCCCGCGGCGTGCCTTGGCGATCGTGGTCAGCGCCGCGTCGAGCTGCTCGCGGCAGTCGCACTTGAGCGAATGCAGGGCTTCGCCGGTCCAGCACTCCGAATGGATGCGCACCAGGACATCCTCTCCCTCGCGGACGTCGCCAAAGACCAAGGCCATGTGCTCATGGGATGGGGTGCCCCGCCCGGCCACCCGCTCATCCACGAAGACGGTGACCTGCACATTCCCATACTCCGTGGGAACATGGGCCTGGGAGAAGAACGACAGCAGTCCAGCGGGAGTCCGCACCTGAGAAGGATTGGGATTGGCTTGCATGGGATGGATGTTCCTGGCGTTCACGAGGAAGGGCCAACTTCTTGATTCAGCTAGCGCAGCACGTCGAATGCGGTGGCGTACTGAGGCGTCTTCGCGTTGAAGCCTTTGTATCGAATGGGCGGGAGAAACTGAATGGGTCAGAATGGGCCAGACTGTCCCACCCATGGGCCACCTGGATCCAGGAGGGCCAATCAGGAGATCCAGCCCGGGTCGCTGGTCTGAGCCTTCATGAACTCGATGAAGGCGCGAACCTTGGGGGCACGCAGCCGCGTGGGCGGGTAGATCAGGTTGATGGAGAATGGGGGGCCCACGTAGTCATCCAAGAGCCTGCGCAGCTGTCCGTTCTGGACGGCCTCGTCCCCCATGAAGCTGGGCATCCTCACGATTCCAAGCCCCGCGAGGGCCGCGAGCCGGAGCATGACGAAGTTATTGAGGAAGAGGCGCTGGGGGACCTCTACCGTGAAGACACCTCGCGCCCCTTGAAACGTCCAATCCAGCACCGTCTGCCCTCCGTAGACGAGGCAGTCATGGTGGAGGAGATCCTCGGGGACACGGGGCTCGCCTCGGGCCTTCAGGTATTTCGGGCTGGCGAACAGCCGCAAGTTGGACTGCCCAAGCCGGACCGAGACGAGGCTCGAGTCCGGAAGCGTGCCAATACGCACCGCCACGTCCAGGTTGCGCTGGATCAAATCCACCTTCTGGTCGGTCAACTCCACGGAGAGCCGGATGTCTGGGTAGCGGCGCAGGAACTCATTGAACATTCCGGGCAGCAGGACGAGCCCGGCATTGACCGACGCGGTGATGCTCAGCAGTCCCCGAGGTGCACTCTGCTCCTCGGCGATGGAGCGCTCCGCGTCGTGGAGGGCCGAGAGCGCTATCTGGGCATGCCGCAGATAGGAGCGGCCCGTCTCGGTCAGTCCAATGCGCCGGGTAGTGCGCACCAGGAGAGACGTCCCCAGGCGTTGCTCCAGCTCGGCCACCTTCCGGTTCACCGTGCTCTTGGGCATCCCCAGGGCCAGGGCCGCCTGGCGGAAGGAACCACTCTCGACTACCTGGACAAACACCCGCGTTGCATTCAGGTCCAGTTGTTTCATGGCCCCCACCTTAAAACCAGTTTCGGTAGGAGCCGAAGCGAACAGGACAGGCCGCGTCATCCTCCACTCGTGAAAAACTCAAGGACAGCGGAGCGCGTCCGCGCTCCGCGGCTGGCAGGCCGCCCCGTCAGTAGCGCGCATCCCGGGGCTTGCCGCCCTTTGGCCAGTCCTCGTGCTTGCGGGCGAAGTCCGGGCGCGGAAGGTGGATGAAGTAGTCCGCGATGTCGTAGGCCTCCTGGTCCGTGAGCGTCCCGCCCTGAAGGAGGGGCATGTTCCAGCGGATGAAGGCGGCGGCGGTGTCCAGGCGGGCCATCCCCGCGCCGATGTTGAACGACTGCTCTCCGCCGAGCGCGGGGATGAGATACGAGCCGTCCGGGTTTTTCATGCCGCGCCCCTCATGGGCGTGGCACCGCGCGCACCTGGCCTCGTAGAGCCGCGCTCCCTGCTCGCGGTCCGGCGTGGGCCGCGGGGTGATGTGCTTGAAGCCGCGTCCCTCCACGCTCCGTCCCTTGGGCACGTTTTGAGACAGCCAGGACATGTAGGCCACGATGGAGCGCATCTCCACTCCGTCCTCGGGGAGCGGCTTGCCGTTCATGCTCCGCTCGAAGCAGTCATTGATGCGCTCCTCGAGGGTGTTCATCCGCCCGCTGCGCGAGCGGTACTCCGGGAGGACGCCGGTAATGCCCACCCAGGGGGCCGCGTACCGCACCCGCCCGGCCTGCAGGTGGCAACTGGTGCAACGCAGGCCGTTTCCCACATACCCGGGGAGCTCTCGCTCCGTGAGCATGACGAGCCGCAGGCCACGCCGGATGCGGTCCCCCTCGGGTCCCCGGGGGAGGGTGGATTCCCTGGGAAGATGGAAGGGAGCCTTCTGGGCGGAGTCGGTGGGCCGCGGAGCGGCCACCGCGGCGAGGGCCATCAGAGCACCCACTCCGACGAGGGTTGCCGTGATGCGGCTGAAGGTGCGATGCCGCAAGAGGCGGCGGCGTTCCAGCTTCGAGCGAGCGGGCTTTCTCATGGGAATTTCATCCGTGGGCAAGGGCAAGACGTTCCATTCGCGACGGATACGCCTGCAGCGCGTCCTCGGGCCCTTGCGCGGGCAGGGTCCCTCTTTTGATGATTGCATGGGAAACGGAGGACGAGTCACCTCCTGGAGGAGGTGGGCCCGTAGCGTCCACCGCCATCGTGGGAGCCACTTCCCTCCCCGTAGGGAGGACCTTTCGCCTGTATCCAACAGACAGTCATTGTACTCCAGTCCAGACGTGTGCACTGATGGACTCTTCTGTTTGTCCTTACATTTACTCGAGGTGAAATCGGTTCCAGGGTGGGGACACGCCATTTGTCAGGCGTAGGAACTCGTCCACCATGTCCACCTTTACGTGTCCCGCCGTGCGCGAGGATTGTGGAACGCTCAGCAGTTCGAAGGATGGTGCCCGGTTGTCCCTGCGCACCATTCTTGACACCCTCCGGGAGGAACTGGTCCTCGGGGAGCCCGGGGAAACGGAATGCTCCATGGAGCAATGCAGCGCGATCCGGGATGAAGCCATTGAGGCCGCGGAGAACGACCTCTTGAAGCTGTGGATCCGCTCCATGGGGCCCGAGAAGGTCCTGGCATGGGCTGCCGCGCGGGAGTCCTCCATTCGGTGGGAAGGCCGCTGTGTCCACCCTTGTCAGGCGCGTCGGATGCTTCATCGGGACGCGCGCGTCGCCCATGTCATTCGTGAGTACTACAAGGAGATCGTCGTCGAGGTGGTTCACGACGCCTGGCGGGCTGCGCGGTATGTGCCCTCCAGGCCGCGGCGCCGGGTGTGTCCCACCCAGATCGACATGCCCCGCTGATGTGGAGACAGTTCTCCTTTCGAAGTGCCGTCGATGGCACGGGCACGTCGGCGCCTACACCGCCGTCGACCGGCCCGGGTTCGAATTGACTGAACAGCGCGGGCTGAGGTGGTACGCGGCATCTGCAACGGTGCGGAGGGGCTTCTGTGGTGAGTGCGGGTCGAGCTTGTTCTGGGACGAGGAGGGCGCGCCGAAGATGTCGATCTGCGCGGGGACACTCGACCCCCCCGACCGGCCTGACGCCGAAGGCGCACATCTACCTGGGCAGTCAGGGTGACTATTACGAAGTGCCCGACGATGGGCTCATTCGGAGAGAAGAGTTCACCCGCTGAAATCACCCTCTCTACCCAATGGCAGGCACCAACACCCACCACCCCCTTCGCCACCTGCGTCTCGGCACCTCCACCGTCGCGACAACAGGCGACGGTGGAGTTGCAGCCCGGTGAAGAAGAGGTGCGTGGTGCCGTCGGGCAGCGGACGCTTACAGCCTCGTAGGAATATTTCGAAATAAAGTATTGACTTGTGGACACTCGAAAGCTGAATACCCTGCTCATGCTGTCTGGGAATTCACCCTTTACGAGGAACAATCATGACCAAGTTGCTGAAGACGCTGTCTGGTGCCGCGCTGTTCGCCGTCCTGTCCTTCGCCCCCGGCGCCTCGGCAGCGCCGCTCCCATGTGAGGAGGTCTGCTCGTGCGCGGAGGCCTGTAGCATCCTCTGCTCCAACGGCAGCACGCGGACCAACTGTGGCAACTACGGCATCTGCACGGACAAGTGCCGGGCCGCCCCGCGGGTGTCCACGAACACGCAGGAGGCCGATGACGCCTCGAAGCAGGTGTGCAGCGAGAAGCAGGAGAAGGCGGCCGCCGAGCAGACCGCCAAGACGGTCAAGAGCTGAGCTGAAGCACCTCCATCCGGCGTGAGCCCTCGGCCGCGCCGGGTGGTCTTCTTTAAGGTCGGCGGACTCGCCGCGATCGCCGCGTCCATGACCGCGGTCTGCTGCGTGTCGAATTCCCGGTAGAGGGTGGCCAGCAGACCGCTCCGCGTGCCGAAATGATCATAGACCACGGGTCTGCGACGGCGGGTCTGCACAACCGGAACCGGGGTGTCGTCATCGTTGCTTGACATGCTTATATACCAAAAGTAACTTACCAAAGGTAGGTAGCCACGATCAACCGGCGCAATCAGCTTCGCGGAGGCTCCGACCATGCACGCCCTCATCGTTGTCTCGCACCCGGACCGCGGTTCCCTGACCCATGCCGTTGCCACACAGGTCGTGGAGGGGCTGATCGGGTCCGGCGGTGGCCATACCGTCGAGATCGCGGACCTCGCCGCCGAAGGCTTCGATCCCCGGTTCACGTCAGCCGATATCGCCGTGCATCTGAGGACGGCAGCGCCCTCCGCCGATGTCCTGAGCGAACAGGCAAGGCTTGACCGTGCCGACGCCCTGGTCCTCGTCTACCCTGTCTTCTGGTGGTCGATGCCTGCCCTCCTCAAGGGATGGATCGACCGCGTCTTTTCCAATGGCTGGGCCTATGACGAGGAGGTCGGCGGCAAGACCGTCAGGATGCTCGAACGGCTGAGGGTCCATCTTGTCGCCATCGGCGGGGCCGACATGCGGACCTATGCCCGCCATGGATATTTCGGCGCGATGAAGACGCAGATCGACCATGGGATATTCGGTTACTGCGGGGCCCGTGTCGTCACCTCGGAGTTGCTCGTGTCCTCCGACTCGCGGTTTCCCGTGTCCCATTTGGAGCGCGCGCGAGACATTGGACGCGCGCTCTTCACTGACGACACGTCACGCGAAGCTGCGTGACCCCGCCTTGCCACCGGCGGGCCGCCTGGCGGCTCTCCCGTCAGGCCGTGCTTCGCTCGATGAGCCGCTCCATGCTCCGCATGTGGGCGCGGGAGAAGAAGGTCCCCCTGGCGGAGGTGGTCTTTCCCAGGCCGGTGTCCACCTGTCCCTCCGGCCCCCGTCGAGCAGCGGCCCATACATCAGGTGACTTTCATGATGGTGGACGCGCAGTAGCGAGCGCGCGAGTTTCCGTGATAGGGGCGCGAGCAACGGGCCGACCTTTCTTCCCACGGCCCGTTGCGAGGGAAACACCGAATTGAACAGCCCCACCACGCCCCCTTCTCCCCAGTCCTTCCTCATCCAGAACTACCGCCGCCAGGACGTGAGCTTCGTCCGTGGCGACGGTTGCTACCTGTACGACGACGCGGGCCGTAGATACCTCGATGCCTTCGCCGGAGTGGCGGTGTGCACCCTGGGCCATGCGCACCCGAAGCTCGTGGAGGCCCTGTCGC contains:
- a CDS encoding lipase maturation factor family protein is translated as MPDWFHASDFWIARLVLQRGLGLAYLIAFVVALEQFRPLLGERGLLPVPRFIATVRFRDAPSLFHFRYSDRLLVVVALAGILLSLTMVLGLPDAWPVPLTMAAWLVLWALYLSIVNVGQTFYAFGWESLLLEAGFLAAFLGPAWSAVPAPILWLFRWLLFRVEFGAGLIKMRGDPCWRDLTCLSYHHETQPMPNPLSWYFHRLPGPLHRLEVLGSHFAQLVAPLLLFFPQPIASFAGLVIVITQAWLVLSGNFSWLNFVTIVLAASAFDDAALARILPLERAGTTVVVWHDGLALAVTALVVVLSYRPARNLFSREQIMNTSFDPLRLVNTYGAFGSITRERYELVLEGTHDERLTPDTEWREYEFRGKPTDPKRRPSQWAPYHLRLDWLMWFAALSPGYTPKWFPPFVEKLLENDPATLRLLRHNPFADRPPRAIRVVLYRYRFTTWKERRDTGAWWTRTRLGEYLPPMALSSDWVSDDS
- a CDS encoding DUF6600 domain-containing protein, yielding MRPRRKPLTWLLAVSGLCALPSVGSGCITSEAEAVSQRTSPSGLSVSDTEAFIDELSPYGQWLALPGVGLVWQPSPSVVGPDFVPYATGGQWVYSDEGWTFVSQWDWGWAPFHYGRWFLSSEYGWVWVPGTDWAPAWVDWRSGDGNIGWAPLPPPGLAVEPSWTFVSERDFIQPNVYVYRLPRERAQRAYHHASPIRDRGSRLGGHWNRGPDPSRVHEATGVSVPRTTLRPPRPGEAPQPPSGQVHRSSPPPSRSRGRLAPPVPRESSPSWWSGDREPAPSAPPDHAATPIGESPRRERRAEPPPEAPRHPATPIQETPRPWQREALPSAPPSHAATPITEPSQPEPLQPPPVVRPPPPTVAPATPPSPAEPPTHAATPIGAPPPPPPPPPPPAPAEPPKTHAATPVRK
- a CDS encoding GAF domain-containing protein gives rise to the protein MHALHAELLETLVKPPHSHPEQLLNEVVRRVGEGVHADRCFLWVRQPATRRSRGAVVWRRDESVPDLTPEQREWIDETLFPPEDPLYAAALAHWPSVYVNDVRTAPREVLNRDFEDRYFGHRALIHAHIVGEGELWGILQPCVFGQPREWTPEDRALIEPLLPRLVPVVKTFLAAG
- a CDS encoding dihydrofolate reductase, with the translated sequence MARVIIAAMGTGGVIGQGQGMPWHVPEEYAQYLRHVSGQTVIMGRRSWEIFGADLTTTHNLVVSNSSQVKGARAVPSLAQALTRAAETERTIFIAGGASIYAQALERDWVDEMYLSTIHGDYTGDSFFPMWNAADWEAVRREAHARFDFVVWRRRRP
- a CDS encoding phosphoribosylanthranilate isomerase; translation: MTIQKQIYCRKPTLSEMERLFALGATHVAWGVEPSAAPELELSRLIVAQARKERIGTVVLVGEPRIDALERVALEVAPDFLLVAAEHIGQGIDEQDLPGLARRLGPGTALMMSVPVRVAGSRAELDSIARAQRYQEFAGSLILDTRLDPEDGALCGCTGRTNDWDVCATLVRTVRCPVMLAGGLSPSNVAEAIRRIRPWGVDACSSLERPDRSKDLDACRAFIREADSADFATARGA
- the ribA gene encoding GTP cyclohydrolase II; this translates as MQANPNPSQVRTPAGLLSFFSQAHVPTEYGNVQVTVFVDERVAGRGTPSHEHMALVFGDVREGEDVLVRIHSECWTGEALHSLKCDCREQLDAALTTIAKARRGVVLYLRQEGRGIGLGNKIRAYALQNQGLDTFAANRALGFADDPRDFSIAGEMLAYLGVRSVSLLTNNPLKISGLEASGIRVVSRRPMPATTNPHNASYLETKNAQMGHDIRSWLDAQVGGPSHITFTAEQVGERVAELAREIARDFAGKELVAVGVLSGGFMFFGDLLRQLQLAQAELGVAPITLHCGFMGLQSYGDGERSTGVLRTTADLAFPVSGKHVLLIEDIVDTGMTLSYLRENLALRQPLDIKVCALLHRSRHASTQRPLDYVGFSLDTDDFVFGYGMDYKQRFRELPFIATRG
- a CDS encoding LysR family transcriptional regulator, translated to MKQLDLNATRVFVQVVESGSFRQAALALGMPKSTVNRKVAELEQRLGTSLLVRTTRRIGLTETGRSYLRHAQIALSALHDAERSIAEEQSAPRGLLSITASVNAGLVLLPGMFNEFLRRYPDIRLSVELTDQKVDLIQRNLDVAVRIGTLPDSSLVSVRLGQSNLRLFASPKYLKARGEPRVPEDLLHHDCLVYGGQTVLDWTFQGARGVFTVEVPQRLFLNNFVMLRLAALAGLGIVRMPSFMGDEAVQNGQLRRLLDDYVGPPFSINLIYPPTRLRAPKVRAFIEFMKAQTSDPGWIS
- a CDS encoding c-type cytochrome — translated: MRKPARSKLERRRLLRHRTFSRITATLVGVGALMALAAVAAPRPTDSAQKAPFHLPRESTLPRGPEGDRIRRGLRLVMLTERELPGYVGNGLRCTSCHLQAGRVRYAAPWVGITGVLPEYRSRSGRMNTLEERINDCFERSMNGKPLPEDGVEMRSIVAYMSWLSQNVPKGRSVEGRGFKHITPRPTPDREQGARLYEARCARCHAHEGRGMKNPDGSYLIPALGGEQSFNIGAGMARLDTAAAFIRWNMPLLQGGTLTDQEAYDIADYFIHLPRPDFARKHEDWPKGGKPRDARY
- a CDS encoding GFA family protein, with the protein product MCPPGRGAGCVPPRSTCPADVETVLLSKCRRWHGHVGAYTAVDRPGFELTEQRGLRWYAASATVRRGFCGECGSSLFWDEEGAPKMSICAGTLDPPDRPDAEGAHLPGQSG
- a CDS encoding NAD(P)H-dependent oxidoreductase, yielding MHALIVVSHPDRGSLTHAVATQVVEGLIGSGGGHTVEIADLAAEGFDPRFTSADIAVHLRTAAPSADVLSEQARLDRADALVLVYPVFWWSMPALLKGWIDRVFSNGWAYDEEVGGKTVRMLERLRVHLVAIGGADMRTYARHGYFGAMKTQIDHGIFGYCGARVVTSELLVSSDSRFPVSHLERARDIGRALFTDDTSREAA